Proteins encoded within one genomic window of Neochlamydia sp. AcF84:
- a CDS encoding IS630 transposase-related protein, with protein sequence MVYSHDLRKKALNYIENGGSMVTASEVFGVTVRTLTNWIKREKQGCLAPKKRRQSPSKIDSEKLKLYIKQTPDAYLREIAEAFGVTIAAVFYACKRLKITLKKRHPSTRKERRISERSLDKS encoded by the coding sequence ATGGTATATTCACACGATTTAAGAAAAAAAGCTTTGAATTATATAGAGAATGGCGGCTCCATGGTCACAGCTAGTGAGGTGTTTGGCGTAACAGTTCGCACCTTAACAAACTGGATTAAGCGGGAAAAACAAGGTTGTCTAGCTCCTAAAAAAAGGCGGCAGAGCCCCAGTAAAATTGATAGTGAAAAGCTAAAATTATATATAAAACAAACTCCTGATGCCTATCTTAGGGAAATAGCTGAGGCATTCGGAGTGACAATAGCTGCAGTTTTTTATGCCTGTAAAAGACTGAAAATCACTTTAAAAAAAAGACACCCTTCTACAAGGAAAGAGAGGAGAATAAGCGAGAGGAGTTTAGACAAAAGCTAG